A region from the Chrysoperla carnea chromosome 4, inChrCarn1.1, whole genome shotgun sequence genome encodes:
- the LOC123299358 gene encoding transmembrane protein 135-like has product MTVQSKFATLSMTCHEYVHPWTTSCTEAQAGLILHAIQDCLRLYVTVYTLALLMKGRIPRLIDIKRLILGVLQSSAFLTMSAFSYSFFACFLRNTIGHFNFLTISFIPSFLSSVCSILIERPSRRSLLCLYVANVATETAWRMAVARNYVSPIKYGAVLIFGISSAILMYYFRCGQHKDEDNKNDSMFDLLRFVVGPYEENNYAEMRSNQRADTFYRQVQNAPDHVVDPNSRYSRSHSITKKKTFLHALTQALKVYKRLIYQIKCGARKNVCPHPFSCLYYVMSGGVKQFSVGFGLQLCLKLLLNAKRIIKRPKHIKSVLCNKSILSLGLFLGGYSALFRLISCLLRWSTGRDSPLFALPAGLLASTTFTQYPDNTVALYVMWKMLQRTYSIAVKRGFVSELPGFTIFLYALSTATLFHAAIFEPTNLRPSYWKFLHTISGARIAVMSRDQLDIYGLNTTKSLEEVLKRTHTAAVINQIQF; this is encoded by the exons ATGACTGTACAAAGTAAATTTGCAACCCTGTCCATGACATGCCATGAATATGTGCATCCATGGACAACCAGCTGTACAGAGGCGCAAGCCGGTCTTATACTCCATGCAATCCAGGATTGTCTACGGCTGTACGTAACAGTTTATACA ctaGCGTTATTAATGAAAGGTCGAATACCAAGGCTGATTGATATAAAACGACTTATACTAGGTGTTCTACAATCAAGCGCATTTTTAACGATGAGCGCatttagttattcattttttgCCTGTTTTCTCAG gaATACAATTGGACATTTTAATTTCTTGACAATATCATTTATACCATCATTTTTATCAAGTGTATGTTCAATTTTAATCGAGCGGCCATCACGACGAAGTTTATTATGTTTGTATGTAGCAAATGTTGCCACCGAAACAGCGTGGCGTATGGCAGTAGCACGAAATTATGTGTCACCTATAAAATATGGCGCCGTTTTAATATTTGGCATCAGTTCAGCCATATTAATGTACTATTTCCGATGTGGACAACATAAAGatgaagataataaaaatgattcaatgtTTGATCTACTCAG ATTTGTTGTTGGACcatatgaagaaaataattatgctGAAATGCGTTCAAATCAACGTGCCGATACATTTTATAGACAAGTACAAAATGCACCAGATCATGTTGTTGATCCAAATAGTCGATATTCAAGAAGTCATTccattacaaaaaagaaaacatttttacatgcATTAACGCAAGCACTGAAAGTCTATAAAcgattaatttatcaaattaaatgcggagcacgaaaaaatgtttgtccGCATCCATTTAGCTGTTTATATTATGTGATGtct ggaggtgtaaaacaattttcagtTGGATTTGGCCTTCAATTgtgtttaaaattacttttaaatgcaAAACGTATTATTAAAAGACCTAAACATATTAAATCTGTGTTATGTAATAAGAGTATTTTGTCGTTAGGTTTATTTTTAGGCGGTTACTCTGCATTATTTAGG ttaatttcttGTTTATTAAGATGGTCGACTGGTAGAGATAGTCCATTATTTGCATTACCAGCTGGTCTTTTAGCCAGTACAACATTTACACAATATCCAGACAATACAGTAGCATTATATGTTATGTGGAAAATGTTGCAG AGGACCTACTCCATTGCTGTAAAAAGGGGATTTGTATCAGAGTTACCTGGTTTTACAATATTCCTATACGCTTTAAGTACAGCTACATTATTCCATGCAGCTATATTTGAACCAACCAATTTACGACCAagttattggaaatttttacatacaatttCAGGAGCTag aATTGCTGTGATGTCACGTGATCAATTAGATATTTATGGTTTAAATACGACTAAATCGTTAGAGGAAGTTTTGAAACGCACACATACTGCGGCCGTTATAAACCAAATCCAATTTTAA
- the LOC123297737 gene encoding uncharacterized protein LOC123297737: MNEQSNNLIKIDVTTVPWFNKNEWMMVFDFLYSQLPQRAKAMEIIKMWKLRYQRLAAGIEGTYILLQVLEKPLQDNDYYDLQVLFSTAILRFLNVCVTHDRVQGTFSINAKQARIPSWIIDMRHEIAHGTNLPTLDLLKKACEFGFDWLYNKYWLPVSQLLRDYVFETDVEPMNDQEMILSKQNEISTQSIFLLDIFECIVIFQHPKFNVQTINDIPDPECRENLLKDLKNFRAFFHINKDTELSELSKSVIYAIHGCLSMARKDTKEQIVDSLLNGIGFLCEEDLQMQLFESTSLEILPWSYVSLWLELLQVFCKLSMIECLFIKLFNIMLDSNQNEHRKRMASLWVIEIAKALKKVQLFQIAYETNFENMDSSIKSNRLKCAKYVIEKIESIHQALNLIMTFDPETKIPSVISNFKQFSKLALKEPNEYIKLCLPFILELNTPKLDSDLTAQLNQLIDKFINSKSVQITNEGKSSDENIYSVEDLKKYVGGKIPKFEEEDLEIMDSDDSTPVIENTSVNDISTNKDVDKNNHWKMASEHLKFENCPLGLLPWQDKNINPTLQIFLESQS; this comes from the exons ATGAACGAACAAAGCAACAATCTTATAAAAATCGATGTAACGACGGTTCCTTGGTTTAATAA AAATGAATGGATGATGGTATTTGATTTCCTATACTCACAGTTACCACAACGAGCAAAGGCtatggaaataataaaaatgtggaAATTGAGATATCAACGTTTGGCTGCCGGTATTGAGGGAACGTATATTTTGTTACAAGTTTTGGAAAAACCGTTACAAGATAATGACTATTATGATTtgcaagttttattttcaacagCGATTCTGAG ATTTTTGAACGTATGTGTTACACACGATAGAGTGCAAggaacattttcaataaatgcaaAACAAGCTAGAATCCCGAGCTGGATAATTGATATGCGTCATGAGATTGCACATGGTACAAATCTACCTACTTTAGATTTACTTAAAAAAGCATGCGAATTTGGTTTCGATtggttatataataaatattggctTCCAGTATCACAATTATTACGTGATTATGTATTTGAAACAGATGTTGAACCTATGAATGATCAAGAAATgattttaagtaaacaaaatgaaatttcaacTCAGTCGATATTTTTACTTGATATTTTTGAATGCATTGTTATATTTCAACATCCAAAATTTAACGTACAAACTATTAATGATATACCCGATCCTGAATGTAGAGAAAATCTTTTAAAGGATCTTAAAAACTTTAGagcattttttcatataaataaagatacagAATTATCAGAATTGTCCAAGTCAGTAATATATGCAATTCATGGATGCTTAAGTATGGCTAGGAAAGACACTAAGGAACAGATTGTAGACAGTTTACTAAATGGAATTGGTTTCTTATGCGAGGAAGATTTACAAATGCAGTTATTTGAAA GTACATCTTTAGAAATTTTGCCATGGAGTTATGTATCGCTATGGCTAGAATTATTACAAGTATTTTGTAAACTATCTATGattgaatgtttatttataaaattgtttaatataatgTTGGATTCAAATCAGAATGAACATAGAAAAAGAATGGCATCTTTATGGGTGATTGAAATTgcaaaagcattaaaaaaagtacaattatttcaaattgcttatgaaacaaatttcgaaaat atGGATTCAAGCATAAAATCAAATCGGTTAAAATGTGCGAAATAtgtaatcgaaaaaattgaatcTATTCATCAAGCATTGAATCTTATTATGACTTTCGACCCAGAAACAAAAATTCCATCAGTGATTagcaattttaaacaattttcgaaattagCATTAAAAGAACCAAATGAATacattaaattatgtttacCATT tattttagaaTTGAATACTCCAAAATTAGACAGTGATTTAACTgcacaattaaatcaattaatagaTAAGTTTATAAACTCTAAGTCTGTTCAAATTACAAATGAAGGAAAATCATCTGacgaaaatatatattctgtggaagatttaaaaaaatatgtgggTGGTAAAATACCTAAATTTGAGGAAGAAGATTTAGAAATAATGGACAGCGATGATAGTACGCCAGTTATTGAAAATACTTCAGTGAacgatatttcaacaaataaagatgttgacaaaaataatcattggaAAATGGCATCAG aacatctcaaatttgaaaattgtccGTTAGGATTATTACCTTGGCAAGATAAGAACATAAATCCAacacttcaaatatttttggaaagtcaatcgtaa
- the LOC123298321 gene encoding haloacid dehalogenase-like hydrolase domain-containing protein 2 — protein sequence MIKAVLIDLSGTLHVGDAAIVGAQAALKKLRETGVLIRFVTNTTKESRNILFNRLTKLGFELQKEEMHSSLIAAKSVIESNNLKPFYLLENEAMEDFKDLIPANPNDINAVVVGLAPSQFHYDKMNEAFRYLLNGAKLIAIHEGKYYKTEDGLLSLGPGCFVKGLEYSAQCKAEVVGKPKPNIFRSALLDIKPQDAIMIGDDVKDDIKGAMDAGLQGFLVQTGKYRAGDENTITPKPTAVCKSFVEAVELIISEINQKNCS from the exons ATGATTAAAGCAGTGTTGATTGATTTAAGTGGCACTTTACATGTTGGAGATGCAGCAATTGTTGGGGCTCAAGcagctttaaaaaa atTACGTGAAACTGGAGTACTTATTCGATTTGTTACAAACACAACGAAGGAGAGTCGAAACATCTTATTTAATCGGTTAACAAAATTGGGATTCGAACTTCAAAAAGAGGAAATGCATAGTTCATTAATAGCAGCCAAATCTGTGATTGAATCCAATAATTTAAAGCCCTTTTATTTACTTGAAAATGAAGCAATGGAAGACTTTAAAGATTTAATACCTGCTAATCCAAATGACATTAATGCTGTTGTCGTAGGACTGGCGCCTAGCCAATTCCATTACGATAAAATGAATGAAGCTTTTAG ATATTTGCTAAATGGTGCAAAATTAATTGCTATCCACGAgggaaaatattacaaaactgaAGATGGTTTATTATCTCTAGGACCGGGATGTTTTGTTAAAGGTCTTGAATATTCAGCTCAATGTAAAGCTGAGGTAGTTGGAAAACCAAAACCCAACATCTTCAGGTCAGCACTACTTGATATTAAGCCTCAAGATGCAATTATGATTGGAGAT GATGTTAAAGATGATATTAAAGGTGCAATGGATGCTGGCTTACAAGGTTTCTTAGTTCAAACTGGTAAATATCGAGCAGGGGATGAAAATACCATTACACCTAAGCCAACAGCTGTATGTAAAAGTTTTGTGGAAGCTGTAGAATtaataatttctgaaataaatcagaaaaattgtagttaa